In the genome of Acidobacteriota bacterium, the window CGTTGGCGATCCCGCCCGCAGCAATTCGCCTTACCTTGGTCGAGACGGCGTGAAACTCGTCCGCGAAACCGAAGACGACATCTCCATTTCGACCCTCAACCGCATGCGCAACAAGCTTGGTGTGACTCTAAACCTGAAACACCCGCAAGCTCGCGAAGTATTCAGCGACTTGGTTCGATCTTCCGATGTGCTGGTGGAAAACTTCAGCCGAGGCACACTTGACCGATTGGGCCTGGGCTACAGCTTCGTGCGTGAAATCAACCCACGCATCGTGCATTGCGCGCTAACTGGATTTGGTACGGAAGGTGACACAGGCTCTGCTAAAGCCCTCGATTCGATCATTCAGGCGCTCAGCGGATTGATGATGACTTCCGGTTCGACAGGGGAACCACCAGTCAGAGTGGGCGTGCCGTTTGCCGACCTGATCACGCCGCTATTTGCCGTCATTGGAATTCTGTCCGCGCTGAAGATGGCTGACCGAACCGGAGAAGGACAATTCGTGGATGTTTCGATGTTGGGCGTAATGACTTCGCTGGTGGCTTGCGAATCCTTCGACGCAATGGAAAGCCTGGGCATCCCCGTGCGCACTGGTCAGACAATGCCGCGTCTGGCTCCGTTTGGGACTTACAGCGCCAGCGATGGTTACATTGCTATTTGCGCCCACCAGAACGATT includes:
- a CDS encoding CoA transferase; amino-acid sequence: MQNQTSLPRPLEGVTILDLTIALAGPFATLILGGLGARVIKVENPAVGDPARSNSPYLGRDGVKLVRETEDDISISTLNRMRNKLGVTLNLKHPQAREVFSDLVRSSDVLVENFSRGTLDRLGLGYSFVREINPRIVHCALTGFGTEGDTGSAKALDSIIQALSGLMMTSGSTGEPPVRVGVPFADLITPLFAVIGILSALKMADRTGEGQFVDVSMLGVMTSLVACESFDAMESLGIPVRTGQTMPRLAPFGTYSASDGYIAICAHQNDFAYGVFNAMGRPEFAADDRFRTRDLRVKHVAELDALINAWTRTLPKAELLNILNAAGVPCAEVRDPQTALRDPRVVARGETVRLEHPQHGLVDDVYGMGLPIKFSAATAAYDQASPVMGEHNQNVYGEILGYSQERIDALRSQGVI